From Pedobacter cryoconitis, one genomic window encodes:
- a CDS encoding Crp/Fnr family transcriptional regulator produces MSEKEITIWLTKQLRLFIPIKDNDAAQIASLFKFRTVSKGGYLLKEGQYGDWWGFVYQGLLRSYSCDANNIEYTNAFFREGSFTCELVSFSGAAVSQTNVIAIEDSHILCVNKPTLDRLFRNYPDFERFGRLLYEKILIEYKQRNLFRVRLNAHERYLHFLTHEPELIQRVPLKYIASYLNVTDTSLSRIRRKLQRLVD; encoded by the coding sequence ATGTCTGAAAAGGAAATTACTATTTGGCTAACTAAACAACTTCGTCTTTTTATCCCAATAAAAGATAACGACGCCGCTCAAATTGCTTCTTTGTTTAAATTTCGTACAGTATCCAAGGGTGGTTACCTGCTTAAAGAAGGTCAATACGGGGATTGGTGGGGATTTGTTTACCAGGGTTTATTACGGTCCTATTCGTGTGATGCTAATAATATTGAATATACGAATGCTTTTTTTAGAGAAGGCTCGTTTACTTGCGAATTGGTAAGCTTTTCCGGTGCAGCGGTAAGTCAGACCAATGTGATAGCAATAGAGGATTCTCATATACTTTGTGTAAATAAACCAACCTTAGATAGGTTATTTAGAAATTATCCCGATTTTGAAAGGTTTGGAAGGTTATTATATGAAAAGATTCTTATTGAATACAAACAGCGCAATCTTTTTAGGGTAAGACTAAACGCACATGAACGCTATCTTCATTTTCTTACCCATGAGCCTGAACTGATCCAAAGAGTTCCCTTAAAATATATTGCCTCATATCTTAATGTAACCGATACCAGTCTAAGCCGTATCAGACGAAAGCTGCAACGGTTAGTTGACTGA
- a CDS encoding AraC family transcriptional regulator produces MKQNLYYPFEILYKEINECLKSGYSQNFFELVYIVEGTGIQHINKNTFNYAAGHLLLITPEDHNSFEVITTTKILFICFSDIYLKSAPVGVHEKERAQWVKRLNFILHHASHLPGCILKEEIDKALVKSLAASIVEEQRYRQLYSKELIQQLMNSLILLVARSIAESLPEKISPVTDQKLLSVFQYIQDHIYFPDKLKVSVICIQFNISPNYFGKFFKRHTGETLQDYILKSKIKIVETRLLSSDMRINEIVSELKFSDESHLNRVFKKYKGMSPSSFRKNGQLLKIC; encoded by the coding sequence GTGAAACAAAATCTTTATTACCCATTTGAAATCCTCTATAAGGAGATTAATGAATGTTTGAAATCTGGTTATAGCCAGAATTTCTTCGAACTGGTTTATATAGTGGAGGGTACCGGGATACAACATATTAATAAGAATACCTTTAATTATGCTGCTGGTCATTTGTTGCTAATCACTCCGGAGGATCATAACTCGTTTGAGGTGATCACAACGACGAAGATTTTGTTTATTTGTTTTAGTGATATTTATCTCAAGTCTGCCCCCGTTGGTGTGCATGAGAAAGAGCGGGCACAGTGGGTAAAAAGACTGAATTTTATACTTCATCATGCCAGCCATTTACCAGGATGCATTTTAAAAGAGGAGATTGATAAGGCATTAGTGAAATCGTTGGCCGCAAGCATTGTAGAAGAACAGCGGTATAGACAACTTTATAGTAAAGAGTTGATTCAGCAATTGATGAATAGTCTGATCTTATTGGTTGCGAGGTCTATTGCGGAAAGTTTACCAGAAAAAATCTCCCCGGTTACTGATCAGAAACTTTTAAGCGTGTTTCAGTATATACAGGACCATATTTATTTTCCTGATAAACTGAAAGTGTCAGTTATATGTATTCAGTTCAATATATCCCCTAACTATTTTGGTAAGTTTTTTAAAAGGCATACTGGTGAAACTTTACAGGATTACATATTGAAATCTAAGATAAAAATCGTTGAAACAAGATTATTGAGCAGTGATATGAGGATCAATGAAATTGTTAGTGAGTTGAAATTTTCTGATGAGAGTCACTTGAACAGGGTATTTAAAAAATATAAAGGAATGAGTCCTTCGTCATTTCGGAAAAATGGACAATTATTGAAAATATGCTAA
- a CDS encoding amidase: MNLQEYSSFDGLGLAELIRKKEVTKSEVAACAIKAIQTINPKLNAIVEYYEERAVVSNGLLANHEPYDGVPMLLKDLGSYEANKNAEMGSRIARGLKFDHDSELVKRYKIAGFNILGRTTTPEFGSAAFTGSLACGITRNPWNLDLSPGGSSGGSAAAVAAGIVPVAHGTDLGGSIRTPSGFNGLVGLKPSRNLNPVGPGAGQFFLGLATEHVLTRTVRDSAAVLDATAGPAAGEFYYTPKNGTSYLSAMLENPAPLRIAVNVEPWISANVDTEVLEATMLAAKLCESMGHLVDMNRFDLDEGQLLNCIETIWASYTTYGINNLQVITGREISAKTLEQSTLKGYYDGMTYTAQHLIAAVEYSNTVARAVGNFFEKYDIMITPTNAVQAPLADRSKIQEHDFTWHNWVLEACKVAPFGQVFNISGAPAITLPLGWSSTGMPIGITFSTKIGNEAMLFNLAAQLELAEPWNNRKPENHVGI; the protein is encoded by the coding sequence ATGAATTTACAAGAATATAGCTCCTTTGATGGCCTGGGGCTGGCAGAGCTGATTAGAAAAAAAGAAGTAACTAAATCTGAAGTTGCAGCATGTGCAATAAAGGCTATTCAAACGATCAATCCGAAATTAAATGCCATAGTTGAATATTACGAAGAGCGGGCAGTGGTCTCTAATGGGCTTTTAGCAAATCATGAACCTTACGATGGTGTTCCAATGTTATTGAAAGATCTGGGTTCCTATGAGGCAAATAAAAATGCAGAGATGGGTAGCAGAATAGCCCGTGGATTAAAGTTTGATCATGACAGCGAACTGGTAAAACGATATAAAATTGCAGGATTCAATATTTTAGGCCGCACTACTACCCCAGAATTTGGCAGTGCAGCATTTACCGGGTCCCTGGCCTGTGGTATCACCCGCAACCCCTGGAACTTAGATTTATCCCCGGGCGGCTCTTCAGGAGGCTCTGCCGCAGCAGTTGCCGCAGGCATAGTTCCTGTCGCTCATGGAACAGATCTTGGCGGTTCGATCCGGACGCCCTCAGGATTCAACGGCCTGGTTGGTCTAAAACCCAGCAGAAACCTTAATCCAGTAGGTCCGGGTGCCGGTCAGTTTTTCCTGGGCCTGGCTACTGAACATGTTTTAACCAGAACGGTAAGAGATTCTGCTGCTGTACTGGATGCAACTGCCGGACCAGCAGCGGGTGAATTTTATTACACGCCCAAAAATGGGACATCATATCTGTCGGCTATGTTAGAAAATCCAGCACCACTTAGAATTGCTGTAAATGTAGAGCCATGGATTAGTGCAAATGTAGATACTGAAGTACTTGAAGCCACTATGCTGGCCGCAAAACTATGTGAATCAATGGGCCATCTGGTAGATATGAATCGCTTTGACCTCGATGAAGGACAGTTGCTGAATTGTATAGAAACCATATGGGCTTCTTATACTACTTATGGCATCAACAATCTGCAAGTTATAACAGGAAGAGAAATCTCAGCAAAAACACTTGAACAAAGTACCCTTAAAGGGTATTACGATGGAATGACTTATACTGCACAGCATCTGATAGCCGCCGTGGAGTATTCTAATACCGTAGCCCGTGCCGTGGGTAATTTTTTTGAAAAGTATGATATTATGATTACGCCTACAAATGCGGTTCAGGCTCCTTTGGCAGATCGTTCGAAAATTCAGGAACATGATTTTACCTGGCACAATTGGGTACTCGAAGCCTGTAAAGTTGCCCCTTTTGGACAGGTATTCAATATTTCAGGTGCCCCTGCCATTACACTGCCTTTAGGATGGAGCAGTACCGGAATGCCTATCGGTATAACATTTTCAACAAAAATCGGAAATGAGGCCATGTTATTTAACCTGGCGGCACAATTAGAGCTTGCTGAGCCATGGAATAACCGTAAACCTGAAAATCATGTTGGCATATAG
- a CDS encoding GlxA family transcriptional regulator — MRPNRVIFFIFNSVHLLDLAGAVTVFYESGCCGKKYNMHYVSPYDNPGTSSGLGFTNVEPLSSVTVSMDDIVIVAGMEIKKWNRADDHLWIPWLQAAAATGATISSICTAAFALAAAGLLNGQNCTTHWAWTTALQQKYPLLKVIENKLFVQSGRIFTSAGIATGIDLALYLVEEQHGAAFACLVAKDMVVYIRRDGMEAQNSIYLQNRQHINHRIHQVQDYITKHLNHKITIEELAELAFISPRNLTRLFKSATGVTIGQYIQSLRQEKAKHLLKTRQKVTWVAKECGYNNTAQLRKLIKEAKV; from the coding sequence ATGCGCCCCAATCGTGTTATATTTTTCATATTTAATAGCGTTCACCTTCTGGATCTGGCTGGTGCAGTAACCGTTTTTTATGAATCCGGATGCTGCGGAAAGAAATACAATATGCATTATGTTTCGCCATATGACAATCCGGGCACCTCATCAGGTCTTGGGTTTACAAATGTTGAGCCCCTAAGTTCAGTAACAGTTAGTATGGATGATATTGTCATCGTAGCCGGAATGGAAATTAAAAAATGGAATAGAGCAGATGATCACCTCTGGATACCCTGGTTACAGGCTGCTGCTGCAACTGGCGCTACGATATCTTCAATTTGTACAGCAGCTTTTGCTCTTGCGGCTGCCGGACTCTTAAATGGGCAAAATTGTACTACGCATTGGGCATGGACTACAGCTTTACAACAGAAATACCCTCTGCTTAAGGTAATAGAGAATAAACTATTTGTGCAAAGTGGCAGGATCTTCACCAGCGCGGGAATTGCTACAGGTATTGATCTCGCACTCTACCTTGTTGAAGAGCAGCACGGAGCAGCTTTTGCATGTCTTGTGGCAAAAGATATGGTTGTTTACATACGCAGGGATGGAATGGAAGCACAAAATAGCATTTATCTGCAAAACAGGCAGCATATTAACCATCGTATACATCAGGTACAGGATTATATTACTAAGCATTTAAATCATAAAATAACAATAGAAGAATTGGCTGAATTAGCCTTTATTAGTCCGCGGAATCTTACACGGTTGTTCAAATCTGCCACAGGAGTTACTATCGGTCAATATATTCAATCGTTAAGACAGGAAAAAGCAAAACATCTGCTTAAAACCAGGCAAAAAGTGACTTGGGTAGCGAAAGAATGTGGTTATAATAACACTGCTCAGCTGAGGAAGTTAATTAAGGAAGCAAAAGTATAG
- a CDS encoding DJ-1/PfpI family protein, which translates to MKQLLLLIFFIPCFAFTHVNATTYVCPPCSHSCDTATYRQPGVCAHCGMTLAGENQRMSKDQKISVCFYLYDGVEILDFAGPMEVFSYAGFKIITVAKTKAPLLSQGILKITPDYSIKDAPQTDIFAVFGGSDEVATDDPEVISWIKSRDSTTKSYFSVCTGAFILGKAGLLDQLTVTTFHKSITNLQKAVPKAIVRQNVRYIDNGRVITTAGISAGIDGALHLVSKLRGKDVAEEVAKQMEYDKYVPEQGMDLSHQELSKTKISNNQR; encoded by the coding sequence ATGAAGCAGTTATTACTCTTAATCTTTTTTATTCCATGCTTTGCGTTTACGCATGTAAATGCAACCACATATGTATGTCCGCCTTGCAGCCATTCATGTGATACTGCTACTTATCGGCAACCCGGGGTTTGTGCGCATTGTGGGATGACATTAGCCGGGGAAAATCAACGGATGTCAAAGGATCAAAAAATATCAGTTTGCTTTTACTTATATGATGGAGTAGAAATACTTGACTTTGCGGGGCCTATGGAAGTCTTTTCTTATGCAGGATTCAAAATCATCACAGTCGCAAAAACTAAAGCTCCTCTTTTATCACAGGGAATTTTAAAGATCACTCCTGATTACAGCATTAAAGACGCCCCGCAAACAGATATTTTTGCAGTATTTGGTGGTTCAGATGAAGTGGCAACAGATGATCCTGAAGTTATTTCCTGGATAAAATCCAGAGACAGTACTACTAAAAGCTATTTTTCTGTTTGTACTGGAGCATTTATTCTTGGGAAAGCGGGGTTGCTTGATCAGCTTACAGTGACCACTTTTCATAAAAGCATAACAAATCTTCAAAAAGCTGTACCGAAAGCTATAGTACGTCAAAATGTCCGCTATATTGATAATGGCAGAGTAATCACCACAGCAGGGATATCAGCTGGTATAGATGGTGCTTTGCACCTGGTTTCAAAATTAAGAGGTAAAGACGTGGCAGAAGAAGTTGCAAAACAAATGGAATATGATAAATATGTGCCTGAACAAGGTATGGATCTATCGCACCAGGAGTTGTCAAAAACTAAAATTTCCAACAATCAGCGTTAA
- a CDS encoding aldo/keto reductase — MKNITKIQLGQNGPFVSKLGLGCMRMSSIWGGSTPEEAESIATIHEAMDNDINFLNTGDFYGAGHNEMLIGKAIKGRRDDAFISVKFGAIFHNGRWVGMDLRPIAIKNFINYSLTRLGIETIDLYQPSRMDNSVPVEDIIGTIADLIKEGKVRHIGLSEITTDQLRKANSIHPISALEIGYSLADRQIERDLLPTAKELGIGIVAFANTAEGLLTGEMKAPLEEKDYRNHFSRFQGENLINNLEKVEVLKQLASNKGCTPTQVAIAWVKEQGDHIMSLVSMSRRSRLPENIAAMDIVFTPEEMNTLNTTFTIGAISGGTYLQR; from the coding sequence ATGAAAAACATCACCAAAATTCAGTTGGGTCAAAATGGCCCGTTCGTTTCCAAACTTGGCTTAGGTTGTATGCGTATGTCTTCTATCTGGGGCGGTTCTACACCTGAGGAAGCAGAAAGTATCGCTACAATTCATGAGGCAATGGATAATGATATTAATTTTTTGAACACCGGAGACTTTTACGGTGCTGGTCATAATGAGATGCTGATAGGTAAAGCTATCAAAGGAAGGCGCGACGATGCCTTCATCAGTGTAAAATTCGGTGCCATCTTTCACAACGGCCGGTGGGTGGGAATGGATCTGAGGCCCATCGCTATCAAGAATTTTATAAACTACTCTCTGACCCGTTTGGGTATTGAAACAATTGACCTCTACCAGCCCAGCCGAATGGACAACAGTGTACCAGTGGAAGATATCATTGGAACGATCGCCGACCTGATTAAAGAAGGTAAAGTTCGTCACATTGGCCTATCTGAAATTACAACTGATCAACTTCGTAAAGCTAACAGCATCCACCCCATAAGCGCGCTGGAGATCGGTTATTCTCTGGCCGACCGCCAAATAGAAAGAGACCTGCTGCCAACAGCAAAAGAATTGGGTATTGGCATAGTGGCCTTTGCTAATACTGCGGAGGGCTTATTGACGGGTGAAATGAAAGCGCCGCTTGAAGAAAAAGATTACCGTAACCATTTTTCTCGTTTTCAAGGTGAAAACCTAATTAATAACCTGGAAAAAGTAGAAGTCTTAAAGCAATTAGCCAGCAATAAAGGTTGTACGCCAACACAGGTTGCGATCGCCTGGGTGAAAGAGCAAGGAGATCATATCATGTCTTTAGTAAGCATGAGCCGCAGATCGCGTTTGCCAGAAAATATTGCAGCGATGGATATTGTATTTACGCCGGAAGAAATGAACACTTTAAACACTACATTTACAATAGGCGCTATATCTGGCGGCACTTACTTACAACGCTAA
- a CDS encoding helix-turn-helix domain-containing protein produces MTSPAEILPGVIFYSYLSAERKEKVCLWNHHTLVLQVSGQFILETSMQNISMNGGEMLLIGKNQLGSIIKTPKPGGNYETIVISLQEELLRKIVLEEKLEADRKYIGPPNILIPCNEFLQGYFQSIVPYARSSGATMTDTMGILKVKEAVKLLLLALPGLRNFLFDFSEPHKINLERFMLSNFHFNVPVEKFAQLTGRSLATFKRDFQKTFSLPPRQWLLDKRLTEAKHLIANKHQKPSAIYLDLGFESLSHFSHSFKKKFGVTPTELNYG; encoded by the coding sequence ATGACAAGTCCAGCTGAAATTCTTCCCGGCGTGATCTTCTATTCTTACCTATCTGCTGAACGGAAAGAGAAAGTATGTTTATGGAATCACCATACCTTAGTATTGCAGGTTTCAGGGCAGTTTATCTTAGAGACGTCTATGCAAAATATTTCGATGAACGGAGGAGAAATGCTGCTGATCGGCAAAAATCAGCTGGGTTCAATCATTAAAACACCAAAACCAGGGGGAAACTATGAAACAATCGTAATATCCCTGCAGGAAGAACTTTTACGCAAGATTGTGTTAGAAGAAAAGCTCGAAGCAGATCGGAAATATATAGGTCCTCCAAATATTCTAATTCCATGTAACGAATTTCTGCAAGGGTATTTTCAATCTATTGTTCCGTACGCGCGAAGCTCAGGAGCGACCATGACAGATACCATGGGCATTCTGAAAGTGAAAGAAGCAGTTAAGTTGTTGCTACTTGCCCTTCCGGGACTTCGCAACTTTTTATTCGACTTTTCAGAACCTCATAAGATCAATTTAGAAAGGTTTATGCTCAGCAACTTTCATTTCAACGTCCCTGTCGAAAAATTTGCACAGCTGACTGGTCGCAGCCTGGCAACTTTCAAACGTGATTTCCAAAAAACTTTTAGTTTACCGCCACGTCAATGGCTGCTGGACAAAAGGCTGACCGAAGCAAAACATCTTATCGCGAACAAACACCAAAAGCCTTCAGCCATCTATCTTGATCTGGGTTTTGAGAGCCTGTCACACTTCTCTCATTCCTTCAAGAAAAAGTTTGGCGTGACGCCTACTGAGCTTAATTATGGTTGA
- a CDS encoding ABC-F family ATP-binding cassette domain-containing protein produces the protein MINVNNISVSFGGTTLFSDVTFSINENDKIALMGKNGAGKSTILKIIADVTKPTSGNVTGPKDAVIAYLPQHLLTDDKVTVFEETMKAFEEVNQMQKELDELNEQLTIRTDYESDDYMKLIERVSELSEKFYSIEETNYDAEVEKVLKGLGFERKDFTRQTSEFSGGWRMRIELAKILLKKPDLILLDEPTNHMDIESIQWLEDFLINSAKAVIVISHDRAFVDNITSRTIEVTMGRIYDYKAKYTHYLQLRADRRVHQLKAYEEQQRFIADNQEFIDRFRGTYSKTLQVQSRVKMLEKLEVIEIDEVDTSALRLKFPPSPRSGQYPVIVEELTKTYGDHVVFEKASMVIERGEKLAFVGKNGEGKSTMIKAIMSEIDFEGSLKVGHNAKIGYFAQNQASLLDENLTVFETINQIPLSDGSIKVKDLLGAFMFSGDDTTKKVKVLSGGEKTRLAMIKLLLEPVNVLILDEPTNHLDMKTKDIIKDALKDFDGTLILVSHDRDFLDGLVTKVFEFGNKRVREHFEDIKGFLAYKKMNSLKEIEQG, from the coding sequence GTGATTAATGTAAACAACATCTCCGTTTCATTTGGCGGAACCACCCTGTTTAGCGACGTAACCTTTTCGATAAACGAGAACGATAAAATAGCCCTGATGGGTAAAAATGGTGCAGGTAAGTCGACCATTCTAAAGATTATTGCTGATGTGACCAAACCTACTTCTGGTAACGTCACAGGTCCAAAGGACGCAGTAATCGCATACTTGCCACAGCATTTGCTTACCGATGATAAGGTTACCGTTTTTGAAGAAACCATGAAAGCTTTTGAAGAGGTAAACCAGATGCAAAAAGAGCTTGATGAGCTGAATGAGCAACTTACTATTCGTACCGATTACGAAAGTGATGACTACATGAAGCTGATCGAACGCGTGTCGGAACTGAGCGAGAAATTTTATTCGATCGAAGAGACTAATTATGATGCAGAGGTAGAAAAAGTGCTCAAAGGCTTAGGTTTTGAGCGCAAGGACTTTACCCGTCAAACTTCTGAGTTTTCGGGCGGATGGCGCATGCGTATCGAGCTGGCCAAAATTTTGTTAAAGAAACCTGACCTCATCTTATTGGATGAGCCTACCAACCACATGGATATCGAGAGTATACAATGGTTGGAAGATTTCCTGATCAACTCTGCAAAAGCAGTTATAGTAATCTCACATGACCGTGCATTTGTAGATAACATTACCAGTCGTACCATTGAGGTGACTATGGGTAGAATATATGATTACAAAGCCAAATACACTCATTATCTACAGCTGCGCGCTGACCGTCGCGTACATCAGTTGAAAGCTTACGAAGAACAACAACGTTTTATTGCAGATAACCAGGAATTTATAGACCGTTTCAGAGGAACCTATTCCAAAACCTTGCAGGTGCAATCGCGTGTAAAGATGCTTGAAAAACTTGAAGTTATTGAGATCGATGAAGTAGATACTTCGGCACTACGATTAAAATTCCCACCATCGCCGCGTTCTGGTCAGTATCCGGTAATTGTAGAAGAACTCACTAAAACTTACGGCGATCATGTAGTGTTTGAAAAGGCATCCATGGTAATCGAACGGGGAGAAAAATTGGCTTTTGTCGGTAAAAATGGTGAAGGTAAGTCAACTATGATCAAAGCCATTATGAGCGAGATCGATTTTGAAGGAAGTTTAAAAGTAGGTCACAATGCCAAGATTGGATACTTTGCCCAAAACCAGGCCTCATTACTTGATGAGAATTTAACAGTATTCGAAACCATTAACCAGATTCCATTAAGCGACGGGAGTATAAAAGTTAAAGACCTTTTGGGCGCCTTTATGTTCAGTGGCGATGATACCACGAAAAAAGTTAAGGTACTTTCCGGAGGAGAGAAAACCCGTCTGGCCATGATCAAATTACTTTTAGAACCTGTAAATGTGTTAATACTGGATGAGCCAACCAATCACCTGGACATGAAGACCAAAGATATTATCAAGGATGCCCTTAAGGATTTTGATGGTACTTTGATCCTGGTATCCCATGATCGGGATTTCCTGGATGGACTGGTAACAAAAGTATTCGAGTTTGGTAATAAACGTGTCAGAGAGCATTTTGAAGATATCAAAGGGTTTCTGGCTTACAAGAAAATGAATAGTTTAAAAGAAATCGAGCAAGGTTAA
- a CDS encoding DUF2200 domain-containing protein: MNNTRVYKMSFASVYPHYIQKAEKKGRTKDEVDEIIFWLTGYDQQMLQQHLDNKTDFETFFVQAPQINSNVSKITGVICGYRVEEIKEELMQKIRYLDKLIDELAKGKAMDKVLRK, encoded by the coding sequence ATGAATAATACTAGAGTGTATAAAATGTCTTTTGCATCCGTTTATCCACATTACATTCAAAAAGCAGAGAAAAAAGGCCGTACAAAAGATGAAGTGGATGAAATCATATTTTGGTTGACAGGATACGATCAGCAAATGTTGCAGCAGCATCTGGACAACAAAACCGATTTTGAAACTTTTTTTGTTCAGGCACCGCAAATAAATTCAAATGTTTCAAAAATTACCGGTGTAATTTGCGGTTACCGTGTAGAAGAAATCAAGGAAGAACTCATGCAAAAAATACGTTATTTAGATAAGCTGATTGATGAACTGGCAAAAGGGAAGGCAATGGATAAGGTTCTGAGAAAGTAA
- a CDS encoding PhzF family isomerase, translated as MKTFKIYQIDAFTKERFSGNPAGVVVNADGLNEAQMQQIARELNNSETAFLFSPEDNDSDGSIRYFTPTAEVPICGHATIAAMYAKAIEYNLNSCILKFKTKVGTLPFEIIKENGDYQVIMTQGKFELSPAFDTITTEQILAALGLDYADTDERCPVQIASTGHSKVMIGIKSKEKLNDLNPDYSSLIALSKQINCNGYFVFTFDSDNDDLLTHGRMFAPAIGINEDPVTGNANGPLGGYLIQHKIVDFKGNLFEFNGKQGEKINRPGVINVSVKIENDLPVLIKIKGNATVVFKTEIEI; from the coding sequence ATGAAGACTTTTAAAATATATCAAATAGATGCTTTCACGAAAGAGAGATTTAGTGGAAATCCGGCAGGAGTTGTTGTAAATGCGGACGGATTGAATGAGGCTCAAATGCAACAGATTGCAAGAGAACTAAATAATTCTGAGACAGCTTTTCTTTTCTCTCCTGAGGACAATGATTCTGATGGCTCAATCAGATATTTTACGCCAACAGCTGAGGTTCCAATTTGTGGGCACGCTACAATTGCCGCGATGTATGCAAAAGCGATTGAATATAATTTGAATTCTTGTATTTTAAAATTTAAAACCAAGGTTGGTACGCTTCCTTTCGAGATCATTAAGGAAAATGGGGATTACCAGGTCATCATGACCCAGGGTAAATTTGAGCTTAGTCCTGCATTTGACACGATAACAACTGAACAAATATTAGCTGCATTAGGACTTGATTATGCTGATACTGATGAAAGATGCCCGGTTCAGATTGCTTCTACAGGACATTCAAAAGTTATGATTGGGATAAAAAGCAAGGAAAAGCTCAACGATTTAAATCCAGATTATAGTAGTTTGATTGCGCTGAGTAAACAGATTAATTGCAATGGATATTTCGTATTCACATTTGACTCGGATAATGACGACCTGTTAACTCATGGAAGAATGTTTGCCCCTGCAATCGGAATAAATGAAGATCCGGTTACAGGTAATGCAAACGGGCCATTAGGCGGATACCTGATACAGCATAAAATTGTTGATTTTAAGGGTAATCTATTTGAATTCAACGGTAAACAAGGAGAGAAAATAAACAGGCCCGGGGTAATTAATGTCAGCGTTAAAATTGAAAACGATTTACCTGTACTGATTAAAATAAAAGGTAACGCTACAGTGGTCTTTAAAACTGAGATCGAAATCTAA
- a CDS encoding MBL fold metallo-hydrolase, translated as MQILLVLVVLTAILTFFYMRQARFGKLPVGERLARIEKSAHYKDGSFRNLIEKPTLTAGHSILGELYKTLFIKYPNRSPVDSLPSVKTDLKNLPIDSNLIVWFGHSSFYMQLDGKRFLADPVFSGSASPIPGSVKAYKGSDIYTAQEMPEIDYLLISHDHYDHLDYETILALKNKVKRVVCGLGVGAHFELWGYSPEQIIEKDWSEKVEVAPGYTIFTESTHHDGGRGFTRSKALWLSFLIQSPTMKVYYSGDGGHDNRFAEIGKKYGAIDWAIMECGQYNEAWQSVHELPEEVAQATVQLQAKNMLPVHHSKFTLANHAWNEPLNKITGFSNHKPYRLATPMIGEVVYLNDHAQVFTKWWEAVN; from the coding sequence ATGCAGATACTTTTAGTGCTGGTCGTATTGACAGCAATCCTTACATTTTTCTATATGCGCCAGGCCAGATTCGGAAAATTACCAGTCGGAGAACGCTTAGCAAGAATTGAAAAATCAGCACATTATAAAGATGGCAGTTTTCGAAATCTGATTGAAAAGCCTACGCTTACAGCAGGACATTCTATATTGGGTGAATTGTATAAAACACTTTTCATCAAATATCCTAACCGCAGCCCTGTTGATTCCCTGCCTTCGGTAAAAACTGATTTAAAGAATTTACCAATTGATAGTAACCTGATTGTCTGGTTTGGACATTCTTCTTTTTACATGCAGCTTGATGGAAAGAGATTTTTAGCAGACCCGGTATTCAGTGGATCAGCCTCCCCCATTCCGGGTTCAGTCAAGGCTTATAAGGGAAGCGATATTTACACAGCTCAGGAGATGCCTGAAATTGACTATCTGCTGATCTCCCATGACCATTATGATCATTTAGACTATGAAACTATACTCGCCTTAAAAAACAAGGTAAAACGGGTGGTCTGCGGATTAGGTGTCGGTGCACATTTTGAACTCTGGGGTTATTCGCCCGAACAGATCATAGAAAAAGACTGGTCTGAAAAAGTGGAAGTGGCTCCGGGTTATACCATCTTTACGGAATCAACACATCACGACGGTGGCCGCGGGTTTACACGAAGCAAAGCATTGTGGTTATCTTTTTTAATTCAATCTCCAACTATGAAAGTCTATTATAGCGGTGATGGTGGCCATGATAATCGTTTTGCAGAAATTGGCAAGAAATATGGAGCAATAGACTGGGCAATTATGGAATGCGGACAATACAATGAAGCCTGGCAATCTGTACACGAATTACCTGAAGAAGTGGCACAGGCAACGGTACAATTACAAGCAAAGAACATGCTGCCGGTTCATCATTCTAAATTTACACTGGCAAATCATGCATGGAATGAGCCGCTGAATAAAATAACTGGGTTTTCGAACCATAAACCATATCGTCTGGCTACGCCTATGATAGGAGAAGTTGTATACCTGAATGATCATGCACAGGTATTTACAAAGTGGTGGGAAGCTGTAAACTAG